Below is a genomic region from Oligoflexia bacterium.
AACTCTAGGCACTAACGCCGCCACCAAATCAAAAAACTGGACAAAAGAAAACGTACTATCAGCTCTAGAAAAAACTCTTACAAATTTGATAGGGCAAGTTAAGTGAATCGAATTGGCACAAGGTCAGTTGGATGCTTATAACAAGCGCAACTTAGAAACTTTTTTAAAGTACTACAGCCCTAATGTCGAAATATTCGATTTTCCGAACGCTCAAGCGCGTGTGACTGGAATTAGTGAAATAAGAAAAATCTACGAAAAGCTTTTTGCAGAAAATCCTGAACTTCATTGTGAGCTTGTAAATCGGAT
It encodes:
- a CDS encoding nuclear transport factor 2 family protein — encoded protein: MAQGQLDAYNKRNLETFLKYYSPNVEIFDFPNAQARVTGISEIRKIYEKLFAENPELHCELVNRMALGSVVIDHESVTGLVGRPPIKAIAIYEIKDNLIQTVRFIK